A section of the Streptomyces sp. CG1 genome encodes:
- a CDS encoding RNA-guided endonuclease InsQ/TnpB family protein: MKLVMQVKLLPTSVQAAALEATLRACNEAATWASSVAFEKDVKKNFGLREHTYAEIKARWGLGAQAAQHVIKKTCDAYAALKANLRAGNLGKSDSRRYQRVSQKPIAFQAEGAQPFDDRMLSWQIPERRISIWTVAGRMKDVAFTAAPEQLATLALYRKGESDLVCRDGMWFLSATCEVPEAPLNAEPVDFLGIDLGVVNIATTSDGEIMAGRGLNRIRVRERKLRAKLQKKNTPSAKRRLKKRRRKEARRAKDINHKIAKHVVAEAERTGRGIALEDLTGIRERVRLRKPQRATHSSWAFAQLGQFIAYKARRAGVPVVYVDPAYTSRTCAECGHIDKANRVSQAWFACRNCGLVAHADRNSSRNICARAWELWRRGVRSATPALSPKQRGKAGCKRGATASDARCASSSHQ, from the coding sequence GTGAAGCTGGTGATGCAGGTGAAGCTGCTGCCGACGTCTGTGCAGGCGGCGGCACTTGAGGCAACGCTGCGTGCCTGCAACGAGGCGGCCACCTGGGCCAGCAGCGTGGCGTTCGAAAAGGATGTGAAGAAGAACTTCGGGCTGCGCGAGCACACTTACGCTGAGATCAAGGCCCGGTGGGGGCTGGGTGCACAGGCCGCCCAGCATGTGATCAAGAAGACGTGCGACGCGTACGCCGCACTCAAGGCCAATCTGAGGGCCGGGAACCTGGGCAAGTCAGACTCGAGACGGTACCAGCGGGTTTCGCAGAAGCCGATCGCCTTCCAGGCGGAGGGGGCGCAACCGTTCGACGACAGGATGCTGTCCTGGCAGATCCCAGAGCGCCGGATCTCGATCTGGACGGTGGCCGGTCGGATGAAGGATGTAGCGTTCACCGCCGCTCCCGAGCAACTGGCCACCCTGGCCCTGTATCGCAAGGGCGAGTCCGATCTCGTGTGCCGGGACGGCATGTGGTTCTTGAGCGCCACATGCGAGGTCCCGGAAGCGCCCTTGAATGCGGAGCCGGTGGACTTCCTCGGCATCGACTTGGGCGTCGTGAACATCGCGACCACCTCCGACGGCGAGATCATGGCTGGCCGCGGCCTGAACCGTATCCGGGTCCGGGAGCGGAAGCTGCGCGCCAAGCTGCAGAAGAAGAACACCCCGTCCGCCAAACGTCGCCTGAAGAAGCGCAGGCGCAAGGAGGCGCGGCGGGCGAAGGACATCAACCACAAGATCGCGAAGCATGTGGTGGCCGAGGCAGAACGCACCGGTCGCGGGATCGCCCTTGAGGACCTGACGGGCATCCGTGAACGGGTACGGCTTCGTAAGCCCCAACGGGCCACCCACTCCAGCTGGGCCTTCGCCCAGCTGGGGCAGTTCATCGCGTACAAGGCCCGCCGGGCGGGCGTGCCGGTGGTGTACGTCGACCCGGCGTACACCTCGCGTACCTGCGCCGAGTGCGGTCATATCGACAAGGCGAACCGGGTGAGCCAGGCCTGGTTTGCCTGCCGGAACTGCGGCCTCGTTGCGCATGCGGACCGGAATAGCTCCCGCAACATCTGCGCCCGCGCGTGGGAGTTGTGGCGACGCGGGGTGCGGTCAGCCACCCCAGCTCTGTCCCCGAAGCAGCGGGGTAAGGCAGGATGCAAACGCGGTGCCACAGCCAGTGACGCCCGTTGTGCAAGCTCGTCGCATCAGTGA
- a CDS encoding TetR/AcrR family transcriptional regulator translates to MTPSATPAYRRLSVEERRSQLLDAALTLFAHRAPEDVSLDDVAEAAGVSRPLVYRYFPGGKQQLYEAALRSAAEELQHCFDEPRQGPLLSRLSRALDRYLSFVDEHDTGFSALLQGGSVVETSRTTAIVDGVRRAAAEHIYRHLGVADPGPRLRMTVRTWITAVEAASLIWLDEDKQPPVEELRDWLVEQFVAVLTVTAGRDPQTAAVVGALGEDGRESTTRH, encoded by the coding sequence ATGACCCCGTCCGCCACCCCCGCATACCGTCGCCTGAGCGTCGAGGAGCGACGAAGTCAGCTCCTCGACGCCGCGCTCACTCTCTTCGCGCACCGCGCCCCCGAGGACGTGTCGCTGGACGACGTGGCGGAGGCGGCCGGAGTCTCGCGCCCCCTGGTGTACCGGTACTTCCCGGGCGGCAAGCAGCAGCTGTACGAGGCCGCGCTGCGCTCCGCCGCCGAGGAACTGCAGCACTGCTTCGACGAGCCCCGCCAGGGCCCCCTGCTGTCCCGCCTGTCCCGCGCCCTGGACCGCTATCTGAGCTTCGTCGACGAGCACGACACCGGCTTCAGCGCGCTGCTCCAGGGCGGCAGCGTGGTGGAGACCTCGCGGACCACGGCCATCGTGGACGGGGTCCGCAGGGCCGCCGCCGAGCACATCTACCGCCACCTCGGCGTCGCCGACCCCGGCCCACGGCTGCGTATGACCGTACGGACCTGGATCACGGCCGTCGAGGCGGCCTCCCTGATCTGGCTGGACGAGGACAAACAGCCGCCGGTCGAGGAGCTGCGCGACTGGCTGGTCGAGCAGTTCGTGGCCGTACTCACCGTCACCGCGGGCCGGGACCCGCAGACGGCCGCCGTCGTCGGCGCGCTCGGCGAGGATGGCCGAGAGTCAACTACCCGTCACTGA
- a CDS encoding diiron oxygenase, producing MTTLTEADALDGLRDALGLLKDREQVAERLLVSSAKHSFDPDKELDWDAPFEEGKWFWPPELVSLYDTPMWKRMSEEQRILLSQHEAAALASLGIWFEIILMQLLVRHIYDKAATSAHVRYALTEIEDECRHSKMFARLISHGGTPWYPVSKAHLNLGRVFKTISTTPGSFTATLLGEEVLDWMQRLTFPDERVQPLIRGVTRIHVVEEARHVRYAREELRRQMMTAPRWSQEFTRVTSGEFARIFSVAFVNPEVYTNVGLDRQEAMAQVKASAHRREVMQTGAKRLTDFLDDIGVLRGVGRRLWRSSGLLA from the coding sequence ATGACGACCCTGACGGAAGCGGACGCGCTGGACGGTCTGCGCGACGCGCTCGGCCTGCTCAAGGACCGGGAGCAGGTGGCCGAACGACTGCTCGTCTCCTCCGCCAAGCACTCCTTCGACCCCGACAAGGAGCTGGACTGGGACGCGCCCTTCGAGGAGGGCAAGTGGTTCTGGCCGCCGGAGCTGGTGTCGCTGTACGACACGCCGATGTGGAAGCGGATGAGCGAGGAACAGCGGATCCTGCTCTCCCAGCACGAGGCGGCGGCGCTGGCCTCGCTCGGCATCTGGTTCGAGATCATCCTGATGCAGCTGCTGGTGCGGCACATCTACGACAAGGCGGCCACGAGCGCGCACGTCCGCTACGCCCTCACCGAGATCGAGGACGAGTGCCGGCACTCGAAGATGTTCGCCCGGCTGATCTCGCACGGCGGCACGCCCTGGTACCCGGTCAGCAAGGCCCACCTGAACCTCGGCCGCGTGTTCAAGACCATCTCCACCACGCCCGGCTCCTTCACGGCCACCCTCCTCGGTGAGGAGGTCCTGGACTGGATGCAGCGGCTGACGTTCCCGGACGAGCGGGTGCAGCCGCTGATCCGTGGCGTCACACGCATCCATGTGGTCGAGGAGGCGCGCCATGTCCGGTACGCCCGTGAGGAGCTGCGGCGCCAGATGATGACGGCGCCGAGGTGGTCGCAGGAGTTCACCCGGGTCACGTCGGGTGAGTTCGCCCGGATCTTCTCGGTGGCCTTCGTGAATCCCGAGGTCTACACGAACGTCGGCCTGGACCGGCAGGAGGCCATGGCCCAGGTGAAGGCGAGCGCCCACCGCCGCGAGGTCATGCAGACAGGCGCGAAGCGGCTCACCGACTTCCTGGACGACATCGGCGTGCTGCGGGGTGTCGGCAGGCGGCTGTGGAGGTCCTCGGGCCTGCTGGCGTAG
- a CDS encoding ferritin-like domain-containing protein, translated as MPTHDLYANDPGASPWQVPASGAARFNWEYDDGRERLLALYQKGKDKQWDGQQRIDWDLEVDPYDALGTPDESMSLYGTPYWDKLTDKDKAELRLHYASWQFSQFLHGEQGAMICAARIVESVPDLDAKFYSATQTMDEARHAEIYGRFLHEKVGLVYPINDNLQSLLGDTLRDSRWDMPYLGMQVLIEGLALAAFGMIRDTTTKPLPQQILTYVMQDEARHVAFGRLALRDYYKQLTDAELREREEFVIEGCYLMRDRLRGVEVLENFGIPKAEAEALSERSEFLRLFRRLLFSRIVPCVKDIGLWGKRLQEAYVDMGVFEMGDSSLDLLMAQDEELAEQLDARRFAAEERDRIAEVREAIESGAAES; from the coding sequence ATGCCGACCCATGACCTGTACGCCAACGATCCCGGTGCCTCCCCCTGGCAGGTGCCCGCGAGCGGCGCCGCCCGCTTCAACTGGGAGTACGACGACGGCCGCGAACGGCTGCTCGCCCTGTACCAGAAGGGCAAGGACAAGCAGTGGGACGGGCAGCAGCGCATCGACTGGGACCTCGAGGTCGACCCGTACGACGCGCTCGGCACGCCCGACGAGTCCATGTCCCTGTACGGCACCCCGTACTGGGACAAGCTCACCGACAAGGACAAGGCAGAGCTGCGCCTGCACTACGCCTCCTGGCAGTTCAGCCAGTTCCTGCACGGCGAGCAGGGCGCCATGATCTGCGCGGCGCGGATCGTGGAGTCGGTGCCCGACCTGGACGCCAAGTTCTACTCCGCGACCCAGACGATGGACGAGGCCCGGCACGCCGAGATCTACGGCCGGTTCCTGCATGAGAAGGTCGGGCTCGTCTACCCGATCAACGACAATCTGCAGTCCCTTCTCGGCGACACGCTCCGCGACAGCCGCTGGGACATGCCCTATCTGGGTATGCAGGTGCTCATCGAAGGGCTGGCGCTGGCCGCCTTCGGGATGATCCGGGACACCACCACCAAGCCGCTGCCCCAGCAGATCCTCACCTACGTCATGCAGGACGAGGCCCGGCACGTGGCCTTCGGCCGGCTGGCCCTGCGCGACTACTACAAGCAGCTCACCGACGCCGAACTGCGCGAGCGCGAGGAGTTCGTCATCGAGGGCTGCTATCTGATGCGCGACCGGCTGCGGGGCGTCGAGGTCCTGGAGAACTTCGGCATCCCCAAGGCCGAGGCGGAGGCCCTGAGTGAGCGCTCGGAGTTCCTCCGGCTGTTCCGCCGGCTGCTGTTCAGCCGGATCGTGCCCTGCGTCAAGGACATCGGCCTGTGGGGCAAACGGCTCCAGGAGGCCTATGTCGACATGGGCGTCTTCGAGATGGGCGACTCCAGCCTGGACCTGCTCATGGCCCAGGACGAGGAACTGGCCGAGCAGTTGGACGCGCGGCGCTTCGCCGCCGAGGAACGGGACCGCATCGCGGAGGTGCGGGAGGCGATCGAGTCGGGGGCGGCGGAGAGCTGA